The following nucleotide sequence is from Paenibacillus andongensis.
TGGCCTAGAACTTTAGCCATATCACTCTGTATGACGACGACTAATGGCTCGGATTGATTCGGCTGTTGGCGATACGATTCAATCAACCAGTCAGCCAATTGCTGTACTTCGCGAAATCTCAACACCGATAGTCCCGTGATATAGAGAGCAAAGTTGATTCCTTCTCTTTGGGGATCATAAATCTGTAAAGCCTGCTCCATCGCCTGATTCATGATTCGCTTGCCGTTAACAAGACCATCATTAAACTTCAAATGATACACAGGCAGATTTTTAATGGGCAATCGGGAACCTTCAACTTGAATGGTCGCACCGCTGATTTCCGTTGTTTGCGTGCCGGCTCCAAGCACTGTAGCTCTCACGGTTTCAACAGGTGTAATCCACTTCCATCGCTTCAATTCATGACTTTGCCGTAACGATTCGGCTAATAATAATCCGATATCCTCATAATCTACCGTTTGCTCTTGTTCTGAATTTGTCTCCAGCCTATATATACATTCACTTACTCCACCCGAAAACATAATTTCATCGATCGTGATCTCCCAATCGGGCGGGTGTCCAAGTAATAGTATACTGTCTGTACCTTCAACTCTCCCTTCGAGAATATGAACAAGTGTACGGACCATGGCGTGGATGACTTCATGGATAACACTATTGATATCATCCATATGAATTGGATCACCGGTAGAAAGAAAATGTCCAAGTTGGGTAAGAAGGTTTTGTACGGGCGGAGATATCGTTTTTATTCTCCTATTGTCTAACTCGATTAATCTGCCGCCGATATGCAGTGTACATGTCCCTTTGAAATTTCCGGATTGGTAAACAGCAATATTAGCCGTTCCCCCGCCGATATCTATATTCGCAACCGTCTTCCCCGATTGTTTAGAATACTGATACGCCCCGGATCCTTTCGCCGCAATGATTCCTTCTAAATCCGGGCCAGCCGTTGCGACTAGAAATTCACCTGCTTGTGAGGACAGACTGTGAATCATTTCCTCCGCATTATGCTTGGTAGCAGTTTCACCAGTTATAATAACGGCCCCTGTCTTGATATCCTGCGTCCCAATACCTGCTTTGGCATATTCTTTTTTAACAAGCAGCTGTACCGCTTCAATATCAATGAGCACATTAGAGCGTAATGGCGTCCGGTAGATAGGACTTTTATAAAAGACTTGTTTATCAATGATTTCAATCCGCGGCACATGACTGGTACCTGCTGTATTCATGAGAGAAAATCGGCTTAAAATGAGCTTGGTCGTACTAGTGCCAATATCGATGCCTGCACTAATAATCATTTCCGCTTCTTGACGATGTTGATTCAATTCATCACCCCCCGCAAGAAAAAGACGCCTATTATCACTATCTGAATGAGATAGTGATAATAGGCGTCTTTGCCTAAGCTATTTTTTTGAACAAAGCGATTTATTACGTTTTTATCATATTTTCATTTAAACAACGATTTTTGATCACATCATGTGCAACAGCTATCATCTGAACTTGATGATTCATACAATAAGAACGCAGTTTTTTATAGGCTGCCTCTTCATTGAGGTGATACGTTTCCATGATAATACCTTTTGCTTTTTCAATGATTTTTTGATCTTCGATTTGCTGCTCTAATTTTTTAATATTCCCCATTAATGAATGCAATCGTTTGGATTGATTAAGCGCAATTTCAACGGCTGGGATCAAATCATTCTCCGTAATTGGTTTCACCAGATAACCCACGATTTCCGCATTCTTCGCTTCTTCAATAAACTCGGTCTGACTATAAGCAGTCAATAAGACGACTGGGATTTGCCAAGATTGTTGGATAATACGACTCGCTTTGATTCCGTTCATACGAGGCATTTTGACATCCATCACAATGAGATCAGGACGAAGTTTGGCAGCAAGTTCTATGGCCAACTCTCCCGAATTTGATTCGGCGATAACGTCATAACCGGCTTCCAGAAGCATTTCCTTAATATCCATACGTATAATGGACTCATCGTCAACGACCATAATACGCGACTTGGTCATCGTACCCCCCCCCTTTTCAACCGATTGGAAAGACGACCTTTGCTTTCGTACCCTTCTCAGAAGCACGTTCGATTTCAAACATCCCGTTCAGATCATAGTTCGTCAAACTCCTTACAATCTCAAGGCCCAAATGTTCGGTGTCTGTCTGATGTTCAAACCCGACTCCATCATCTTGAATCATCAGGTGAATATGCTCATTATCGACAAACAATTGAATCCTAATGGTCCCTACCGCATATCCGACGAAACCATGTTTCACACTATTCTGCACCAGCTCTGTTAGAATAAGAGCCAAAGATACTGCTTGATTGGACGAAAGTTCAATGTCCTCGATATCCATCTGAATATTGATTTTACATTGGTCATTTTGAATATTATTCACGAGTATTTTCGATATTTTCTCGATTACTTGATTCATGCGAACCGTTTCAATGCCGCTGTACGAAAGTACTTCGTGTACGGTAGCGATACCCATAATACGGTTAAGACTTTCTTGAAAAAGGACTTTCGCTTCATCCGGCACACCGCGTCGTAATTGAAGCCTTAGTAAGCTCGCTACCGTTTGCAAGTTGTTCTTCACCCTGTGATGGATCTCTTTAATAACTGCCGATTTCACCATCAACTGACGCTCCTTATCCCGAAGGTCAGTAATATCGCGCAGAATTAAGATTCGCATCACTTCATCCTTATTTGGCAAATCAATGCCGCGAAGTATATACACCTTATCTTTATCAATGGCCTCCCGCCAAATAACGCCGTTAGTCAAATAGTCATTTTCTTGAATAAAGCAAAGCATCTCGCTAATGGGTCTATTAATATAATCACCGTTAGTCAAACTATTATCACTGTGGATTTCCATTAATCCAATCGCAAAATTATTCGCGTACATAATCTTCCCATCAGCTCTTAATAAGACAAGAGCCTCTTCAATCAGATCGGGAATGATTCGATTCTTCGTTATTAAATCAAAGAAAGTTCGGCTAAATTCCTCGGTTGTTTCAGAAAGAATGGCAAGTTCGTTCTCGTGCCTCACTTGTGCCGTAATATCTTTTTCCAGGATCAGCATACCAATCGTTTTATCGTAGCTATTCTTAATGGGCATCACATTCTGGTTGACATGTACGCCTTCATGCGTGATAGCACGATTAATCAATGCAGGTTTTCCTGTCCGATATACACGAAATACGGCTGGCTCGTAACGTTCATAGATGATTTTCCCAACAACACTTCCTTTATACAGAGAATGCGAGGTGGATGGAATGGCTTCCGCAACTACAATGACATTACGATCGCCCTTTACGGGACAATCAATAAAAATATTAGCCTGAGCGATATCTGCAATAGTTTGAATGGTTTTACTCTTTTCAATGATAAAGCCTACATCTTCATCGCTTAGAGAAGTGTACGTTTTACATAAATCATGTATCTGCTGCGCATCATTCATAGCTCAAGACTCCTTTAAGAATAAAAAAAGAGCCTTCAACATGATAAATCCACTTTCTGTTGATGGCACCTTTGCCAATAGAATATTCATTTGTTAAAGTAATCATACTTAATTTTTTGTTAATTGTAAAGGCTTTCATGAATAAAAACATGATTTACCACCGCTTGCGCACAATATTCTTTCATTGCCTCAAAAGTTGCGCATAGGACTAGTTCTTGGATCTCTTTGATTCCTTGCCCTGTCAACGATGATGCAATCACGATAGCCCCCTTCGGAATGGCCTGTTTTAACTGCCTCAATGCTCGATCTACATTCGCATGATTTGCATCAGCCTTTGTTACAACGCCAATGGGCAGCTTGGTAAAACCGTTTGCAAATCCCGGAGGGAAAATCGTCTTCGGATTGGTTGCATCTTGGATAAATAGGATATGAGTAACCTCTAGTGCAGTGGCCATAATACTTTTGTAAAAAAAGGGATTCTCCGTATACTCTCCAGGTGTATCGACAATCCAATCCCTATAGACTAATGCTTGGGTTTTAACGGCATCGACCTTACGGCCAAGCAACGCATTCGTCATCGTGGATTTCCCGGCGCCAATAGATCCTATAATCATTGCGCGATGATTGGTGTTCATGGCATACACTTCCTTTACGACTTCGTAATACGTGACGGTGTGTATCCAAGCTGTTCAGAAAGAAAAGCATTAATTTGCTGCATCGCCATCTCGACTTCGGATACACTACCTACCAAAACGAGACTTCCGGTAAAACGATCAAGAAACCCAATCGAAACGTTAGCCGCTTTGGTTGCCAGATCGCAAGCAATAATCACCGTTTCGCTTGGCGTCAGTGTAAGAATGCCGATAGAACCCGCCTTCTCTATTCCTAGTTTACTAAACAAATCCACATCAGGATTAGCTATTAAATGACTTAATGTTACCTGTTTGCCAGGTACAAACTCCTGGATAAATCTCTTTTTCTCTTCTTGCATCGAGAATCACCCCCTCCCACGAAAAAAAGAAGCCCCTGCCAATATTGACGGGGGCTTCTTTGCCGCGCTTTTTTTATATTATCTTATCATAAAATTATTGATTTGCAACAACTTTAAGCTTATTTCTCATGTATGCGTTGAACTCCATCAAGGCAATGGATATATGTTCTTATTTTTTGTTTGTGGAACATGGTTTACAAAAAGTTACAACGATAGAAAGAGGAATTATTCTCATTACGTGGAAGGGCGTTATGCGATTTAATTATGGTGTATTTGCAAAACCAGTTTTCCGACCGTGTTCTTCTCTTCCAAGAGAGCAAGTGCTTCTGCGGCATTTTCCAGAGGATACACGCCTTGAATCTCCGCATGTATTTCTTTTCTTGCCAGCATACCTAACGCTTCTCGGGCCGCTTTTCCAGTCTCCACAGGATTACTGTCGCTGTATCCGCCTAATGTAAAACCTGCGATCTGTTTGTTGGAAAACCATATTTGATTATAAGAATGAGTAACATCCTCTTCTCCGCTTGCGTTTCCAACGACAACTAGCTGCCCTAATGGACGAAGCACCTCTAAGCTTTGTTTGCGCATATTCCCTCCTACAGGATCAAAGACGGCATGGACGCCTTTTTGTTCGGTTGCCCGTAGGGTTTGCTCCACAAAATCGGAGCGGACAAATAATTCGTCGTATCCGAGAGATTCGGCCAGCTTTACTTTCTCAGCGCTTCCGACGGTTCCGAGTACCTTGCCTGCTCCCAGACGTTTCGCCATTTGCCCGATAAAACTGCCTAACCCGCCAACCGCTGCATGAACGAGAATGTTGTCACCCGTTTTCATTCTATAAACATCTTTTATAGCCAGATAAGCGGTTGTTAGATTTACAATTGAGGCTGCAGCTGTCGCTAAGTCGAGGTCGGCTCCTAATTGATCTAACGGTACCGTCAGATCTGGCCGTACATTCGCCATGGATGCAAAGCCGTTAAGATCATGCAGTGTCATCGAAGCAACGGGTTGACCAACGTAGAATCCCTCTACTCCTTCCCCGATGGCACGTACATATCCCGATACTTCCAAACCGGGAGTAAGCGGCATCGGAAAAACGGAAATGAATTCCCCACGACTAAGCAACACTTCGAAATACCCGACTCCAGCAAAAGCAACGTCTATAGTCAGCATACCGGGGGCCGGTTGTAGATCCGGCTTCTCACGCAGCTGCAAATTTCCTGGCCCTCCTGGTCGATCAATGATGATAGCTTTCAATTTATGTAACCTCCTTGATTGAGAATAAGTTTATTATATTCGATGACCAAGGAGGCAACCTGTTTGCAGTTATACAGGTATCCATACTAACAGGCTTATTTGCAAATATGTACTAATTTAGTCTCAGTGTCGGTACCTGCAATGGGAGTAAATATACAGCAGTGTAGGTTTTCATTGCCATTAATATTAGAAAAGGTATTCAATTGAAAGCATAATCGCCCTGCGACGAGATGATCAAACGTGTATTGTATGGATTTCTTTATGTGCACATCATGCAAACGCCATAACGATAGAAACTCATCGCTTTCCTTGCACATCCTCCGCACGAATTCCTCATACCAGAGATCGCCTGCCTTTTGATCAAAATACATGCGAAATACCCCAATCGTATAATCAGCAAATTCCTTCCAGTTCGCCAACTGCTTGCGCAGAATTGGATCAGTAAATATCAACCGGGTCATCACACGTTTCTCTGCGGGTATCGTATGGAAATCCGTAATGATTTCAGAAGCCAGCCGATTATAGGCCAACACCTCAGTTCGATTGTTTGCGATGATTGCCGGGTAGCTCAATTGGTCGATAATGTTCTGAAGCCCTGGATCTATTTCCTTAGCGATCGGGTAAGTTTCCCCCTCACCGCTATAATTTGCCAAACGAAGCAAGTGGAGATGTTCTTCTGAAGATAATTGCAAGGCTTTGCCTACGCTCTCGATCACTTCTCTTGAGGCAGTGACGGCCCTCCCTTGTTCCAGCCAGGTATACCAGGTGACGCTTACTCCCGCAAGATGGGCAACCTCTTCTCTGCGTAGTCCCGGCGTTCTTCTTGTTCCTAAACGACCGACAGTGTTGACATGATCCGGCTTGATCCGTTCCCGGCGGGATTTCAAAAAGTCTCCAAGAATATTGACTTTTTGGTTTTCTGAAGACATTCCATAACCTCCCTTATTTACAAATTCATCGTTGTGTTAGGTGATAATCTGTTTCAACCCTGTTCATTTGCTCATACCATAAATAGAAAACAGAGGAGGAACGAAGTATGGCAAATAACAGTTCGCTTTGTGAGCAGTTCTCAAGGATTATCGGTGGACAACCCGGCTTCGCTGGTGGAAAATGTGTGACGACAATAAATCGAGATCAAATAAAAGCAACAATTTTGGGAAAAAGATTTAGCGTAACGTCTTCTTTTTCGTTCGAATCATTAAATAATAAAACGGGCAGAGCACTTTGTTTAGGTAGAGCGGCATTCTTACAAAAAGAGGTCAATACATTCATTTCGGCCATTCGTAATCAAGGAATAAAAGTTTCGTCTGTTCGCAGCGAATGGCTGTTCGAGCAACCACGTTTGATTTATATCAATATTGAATCAGTTGATAGACCGCTTATTTTCGCAAGAAAAGTCAGGAAAGCGTTAGAAGCAATTCATTAAAGATAAGAAACGCCATACGTTACCGTCGGCCCCTACAGCGATTTTTCAAAAAAAAGAACCTTCAATCTATAGAGAGATCAAAGATTCTACGTTTTTTTATCCAAATAATTAACTTTTGACTAGTTCTTTTTCGCATAGACCAAGCGTCTCTGCTGTTGAAGCATGAATTTCGTGCAGAAGCTCTGGATTTTCCATTAGTGACACGCCATAAGAAGGAATCATTTCTTTAATTTTCGGTTCCCACTCTTTCATATGTTGCGGGAAGCACTTTTTAAATACCTCAAGCATAACGTGAACAGCAGTAGAAGCACCAGGAGAAGCACCTAGTAATGCTGCAATTGAGCCATCAGCGGAACTAATAACTTCCGTGCCAAATTGAAGTGTCCCTTTGCCCCCATCTTCAGTATCTTTAATAACTTGAACACGTTGGCCCGCTACTACTAGATCCCAATCCTCGCTTTTGGCGTTCGGGATAAACTCTCTTAACTCTTCCATACGCTTTTCTTTCGATAACATCACTTGCTCGATCAGGTATTTTGTCAATGACATATTTTTTGCGCCGGCCGACAACATCGTTACGAGATTATTCGGTTTTACGGAAGTTACTAAATCAAACATGGAACCGGTTTTTAAAAACTTTGGCGAGAAGCCGGCAAACGGTCCAAATAGCAACGATTTTTTATTATCGATAAATCTTGTGTCAAGATGCGGAACAGACATTGGTGGAGCTCCAACCTTAGCTAAGCCGTAAACTTTAGCATGATGCTGCGCTACAACCTCCGGATTATTGCACACCATAAATATTCCGCTTACTGGGAAACCTCCAATATGTTTTCCTTCAGGAATACCGGACTTTTGCAGTAAATGCAGGCTTCCTCCCCCGCCTCCGATGAAGACGAATTTTGCAGTATGTCGTTCAACGGTACCACTGTCGTTTCGTACTTTCAATTCCCATGAGCCATCGCTAGTACGCTTGATATTATCAACGCTATGTTTGTATTTGATATTGACGTTTTTACTTTTTAAGTGTTCAAACAAAATACGTGTTAAAGCACCAAAATTGACATCCGTTCCAGAGTCGATTTTGGTTGCGGCAATAGGTTCATTCGATGGACGATTTTGAATAATAAGCGGAATCCATTCCATCAATTTTTCGGGATCATCTGAAAATTCCATCCCTTGAAACAGAGAATTAGTTGACATCGCTTCAAAACGTTTCTTTAAAAACGCAACATTTTGTTCCCCTTGTACCATACTCATATGAGGCAATGACACGATAAAGTCCTGCGGATTACGTATCAGCTTGCTGTTTACTAGATAAGACCAAAACTGCATGGAAAGCTGAAACTGTTCATTAATTTTGATCGCTTTGCTAATATCTATAGATCCGTCTGGTTTTTCGACAGTGTAGTTAAGCTCGCACAGTGCCGCATGCCCTGTTCCTGCATTATTCCATTCGTTAGAACTTTCCTCTCCTGCATTTTCGAGCTTCTCAAACACTGTAATTTCCCATTCCGGCACTAATTCTTTCAGAAGTGTCCCTAAAGTCGCACTCATGATTCCGGCACCAATTAAGATAACGTCTGTTTTAGTTTCT
It contains:
- a CDS encoding ethanolamine ammonia-lyase reactivating factor EutA → MIISAGIDIGTSTTKLILSRFSLMNTAGTSHVPRIEIIDKQVFYKSPIYRTPLRSNVLIDIEAVQLLVKKEYAKAGIGTQDIKTGAVIITGETATKHNAEEMIHSLSSQAGEFLVATAGPDLEGIIAAKGSGAYQYSKQSGKTVANIDIGGGTANIAVYQSGNFKGTCTLHIGGRLIELDNRRIKTISPPVQNLLTQLGHFLSTGDPIHMDDINSVIHEVIHAMVRTLVHILEGRVEGTDSILLLGHPPDWEITIDEIMFSGGVSECIYRLETNSEQEQTVDYEDIGLLLAESLRQSHELKRWKWITPVETVRATVLGAGTQTTEISGATIQVEGSRLPIKNLPVYHLKFNDGLVNGKRIMNQAMEQALQIYDPQREGINFALYITGLSVLRFREVQQLADWLIESYRQQPNQSEPLVVVIQSDMAKVLGQTLQAMNSGRDIICIDQVLVEHGDYLDIGHKLQTEVVPVVVKTLAFHS
- a CDS encoding ANTAR domain-containing response regulator, coding for MTKSRIMVVDDESIIRMDIKEMLLEAGYDVIAESNSGELAIELAAKLRPDLIVMDVKMPRMNGIKASRIIQQSWQIPVVLLTAYSQTEFIEEAKNAEIVGYLVKPITENDLIPAVEIALNQSKRLHSLMGNIKKLEQQIEDQKIIEKAKGIIMETYHLNEEAAYKKLRSYCMNHQVQMIAVAHDVIKNRCLNENMIKT
- a CDS encoding sensor histidine kinase encodes the protein MNDAQQIHDLCKTYTSLSDEDVGFIIEKSKTIQTIADIAQANIFIDCPVKGDRNVIVVAEAIPSTSHSLYKGSVVGKIIYERYEPAVFRVYRTGKPALINRAITHEGVHVNQNVMPIKNSYDKTIGMLILEKDITAQVRHENELAILSETTEEFSRTFFDLITKNRIIPDLIEEALVLLRADGKIMYANNFAIGLMEIHSDNSLTNGDYINRPISEMLCFIQENDYLTNGVIWREAIDKDKVYILRGIDLPNKDEVMRILILRDITDLRDKERQLMVKSAVIKEIHHRVKNNLQTVASLLRLQLRRGVPDEAKVLFQESLNRIMGIATVHEVLSYSGIETVRMNQVIEKISKILVNNIQNDQCKINIQMDIEDIELSSNQAVSLALILTELVQNSVKHGFVGYAVGTIRIQLFVDNEHIHLMIQDDGVGFEHQTDTEHLGLEIVRSLTNYDLNGMFEIERASEKGTKAKVVFPIG
- a CDS encoding EutP/PduV family microcompartment system protein, producing the protein MNTNHRAMIIGSIGAGKSTMTNALLGRKVDAVKTQALVYRDWIVDTPGEYTENPFFYKSIMATALEVTHILFIQDATNPKTIFPPGFANGFTKLPIGVVTKADANHANVDRALRQLKQAIPKGAIVIASSLTGQGIKEIQELVLCATFEAMKEYCAQAVVNHVFIHESLYN
- a CDS encoding BMC domain-containing protein, whose product is MQEEKKRFIQEFVPGKQVTLSHLIANPDVDLFSKLGIEKAGSIGILTLTPSETVIIACDLATKAANVSIGFLDRFTGSLVLVGSVSEVEMAMQQINAFLSEQLGYTPSRITKS
- a CDS encoding quinone oxidoreductase family protein; this translates as MKAIIIDRPGGPGNLQLREKPDLQPAPGMLTIDVAFAGVGYFEVLLSRGEFISVFPMPLTPGLEVSGYVRAIGEGVEGFYVGQPVASMTLHDLNGFASMANVRPDLTVPLDQLGADLDLATAAASIVNLTTAYLAIKDVYRMKTGDNILVHAAVGGLGSFIGQMAKRLGAGKVLGTVGSAEKVKLAESLGYDELFVRSDFVEQTLRATEQKGVHAVFDPVGGNMRKQSLEVLRPLGQLVVVGNASGEEDVTHSYNQIWFSNKQIAGFTLGGYSDSNPVETGKAAREALGMLARKEIHAEIQGVYPLENAAEALALLEEKNTVGKLVLQIHHN
- a CDS encoding helix-turn-helix transcriptional regulator gives rise to the protein MSSENQKVNILGDFLKSRRERIKPDHVNTVGRLGTRRTPGLRREEVAHLAGVSVTWYTWLEQGRAVTASREVIESVGKALQLSSEEHLHLLRLANYSGEGETYPIAKEIDPGLQNIIDQLSYPAIIANNRTEVLAYNRLASEIITDFHTIPAEKRVMTRLIFTDPILRKQLANWKEFADYTIGVFRMYFDQKAGDLWYEEFVRRMCKESDEFLSLWRLHDVHIKKSIQYTFDHLVAGRLCFQLNTFSNINGNENLHCCIFTPIAGTDTETKLVHICK
- a CDS encoding DUF1259 domain-containing protein; the protein is MANNSSLCEQFSRIIGGQPGFAGGKCVTTINRDQIKATILGKRFSVTSSFSFESLNNKTGRALCLGRAAFLQKEVNTFISAIRNQGIKVSSVRSEWLFEQPRLIYINIESVDRPLIFARKVRKALEAIH
- a CDS encoding malate:quinone oxidoreductase, producing MSNRETKTDVILIGAGIMSATLGTLLKELVPEWEITVFEKLENAGEESSNEWNNAGTGHAALCELNYTVEKPDGSIDISKAIKINEQFQLSMQFWSYLVNSKLIRNPQDFIVSLPHMSMVQGEQNVAFLKKRFEAMSTNSLFQGMEFSDDPEKLMEWIPLIIQNRPSNEPIAATKIDSGTDVNFGALTRILFEHLKSKNVNIKYKHSVDNIKRTSDGSWELKVRNDSGTVERHTAKFVFIGGGGGSLHLLQKSGIPEGKHIGGFPVSGIFMVCNNPEVVAQHHAKVYGLAKVGAPPMSVPHLDTRFIDNKKSLLFGPFAGFSPKFLKTGSMFDLVTSVKPNNLVTMLSAGAKNMSLTKYLIEQVMLSKEKRMEELREFIPNAKSEDWDLVVAGQRVQVIKDTEDGGKGTLQFGTEVISSADGSIAALLGASPGASTAVHVMLEVFKKCFPQHMKEWEPKIKEMIPSYGVSLMENPELLHEIHASTAETLGLCEKELVKS